One region of Peromyscus eremicus chromosome 4, PerEre_H2_v1, whole genome shotgun sequence genomic DNA includes:
- the Nr5a1 gene encoding steroidogenic factor 1, protein MDYSYDEDLDELCPVCGDKVSGYHYGLLTCESCKGFFKRTVQNNKHYTCTESQSCKIDKTQRKRCPFCRFQKCLTVGMRLEAVRADRMRGGRNKFGPMYKRDRALKQQKKAQIRANGFKLETGPPMGVPPPPPPPPDYMLTPSLHAPEPKALVSGPSTGPLGDFGGPALPMAVPGTHGPLAGYLYPAFSNRTIKSEYPEPYASPPQQPGPPYSYPEPFSGGPNVPELILQLLQLEPEEDQVRARIVGCLQEPAKSRSDQPAPFSLLCRMADQTFISIVDWARRCMVFKELEVADQMTLLQNCWSELLVLDHIYRQVQYGKEDSILLVTGQEVELSTVAVQAGSLLHSLVLRAQELVLQLHALQLDRQEFVCLKFLILFSLDVKFLNNHSLVKDAQEKANAALLDYTLCHYPHCGDKFQQLLLCLVEVRALSMQAKEYLYHKHLGNEMPRNNLLIEMLQAKQT, encoded by the exons ATGGACTATTCGTATGACGAGGACCTGGACGAGCTGTGTCCGGTGTGTGGTGACAAGGTGTCGGGCTACCACTACGGGCTGCTCACGTGCGAAAGCTGCAAG GGCTTCTTCAAGCGCACAGTCCAGAACAACAAGCATTACACGTGCACCGAGAGTCAGAGCTGCAAAATCGACAAGACGCAGCGTAAGCGCTGTCCCTTCTGCCGCTTCCAGAAGTGTCTGACGGTGGGCATGCGCCTGGAAG CTGTGCGAGCTGATCGAATGAGGGGTGGCCGGAACAAGTTTGGGCCCATGTACAAGAGAGACCGGGCCTTGAAGCAACAGAAGAAAGCACAGATTCGGGCCAATGGCTTCAAGCTGGAGACTGGACCCCCGATGGGGGTGCCCCcaccgccccctcccccaccggACTACATGCTAACCCCTAGCCTGCATGCACCTGAGCCCAAGGCCCTGGTCTCTGGCCCATCTACTGGGCCGCTGGGTGACTTTGGAGGCCCAGCTCTGCCCATGgctgtgcctggtacccatgggcCTCTGGCTGGCTACCTCTATCCTGCCTTCTCCAACCGCACCATCAAGTCTGAGTACCCAGAGCCCTATGCCAGCCCCCCTCAGCAGCCAGGGCCACCCTACAGCTATCCAGAGCCCTTCTCAGGAGGGCCCAATGTACCAGAGCTCATActgcagctgctgcagctagAGCCAGAGGAGGACCAGGTCCGTGCCCGCATAGTGGGCTGCCTACAGGAGCCAGCCAAGAGCCGCTCTGACCAGCCAGCACCCTTCAGCCTCCTCTGCAGGATGGCTGACCAGACCTTCATCTCCATTGTTGACTGGGCACGAAGGTGCATGGTGTTCAAGGAACTGGAG GTGGCTGACCAGATGACGCTGCTGCAGAATTGCTGGAGTGAGCTGTTGGTGTTGGACCACATCTACCGCCAGGTCCAGTACGGCAAGGAGGACAGCATCCTGCTGGTCACTGGGCAGGAG GTGGAGCTGAGCACAGTGGCGGTGCAGGCTGGTTCCCTGCTTCACAGTCTGGTGCTGCGGGCACAGGAGTTGGTGCTGCAGTTGCATGCACTACAGTTGGACCGCCAGGAGTTCGTCTGTCTCAAGTTCCTCATCCTCTTCAGCCTTG ATGTGAAGTTTCTGAACAACCACAGCCTGGTGAAGGATGCCCAGGAGAAAGCCAACGCTGCCCTGCTGGATTACACCTTGTGTCACTACCCGCACTGTGGGGACAAATTCCAGCAGTTGCTGTTGTGCCTGGTGGAGGTGAGGGCACTGAGCATGCAGGCCAAGGAGTACCTGTACCACAAGCATCTGGGCAACGAGATGCCCCGCAACAACCTTCTCATTGAGATGCTGCAGGCCAAGCAGACTTGA